GGGCAGATCTGGGCCATCACGCAAAGCACCGCTCGCTTCGAGCTCGACTGCAAGGCGTGTGGCATCGCGCTCATCGTCAGCGGGCGCGCCTCTACGCTGCTCGAGAGATCAATCGTCACAATCGACGGCGTCGAGATTCGGCCGATGAAGGCGCCCAATTTCCTTGACCGGGACACCATCGTCCTCGCAACCGACCTGCCGAACAGCCATCACAGCTTGCGGCTGGAGACGGCGGATTTCCCCTCATCCGCATTCGGCAGCAGCGGTCTGCGCGCACTCGGTCTGTTCGACGACCCAGGCGCCGACTGACCGGCCTGCAGGAACAGCGAAATCTTACGACGAAGCGGCCGGGTCGCTTGCTTCACCGGCCGCAATCGCCAGATCTCGACTGTCTATTCCGCCGGTGCCGCATGCATTTCCGGATGCACGGCATAATGCTCGGCGGTGCCGAGCTTGCTCGCCGCGAACAGGCCGGCCGCCATCGCGGCATAGGCGAACGCCACGGCAGGCGTGACACCAAAGCCGCCGCCGATTCCGACTGCTTCGCCGTGCATGAAGCCAAAGTAGGTCAGCAGCGCACCGACGAATGCGAAGGCCGACGCCTTTTCGAAGTCGCGCTCGATGATGAAGACGGCGATCGCACCCAGGATCAGACCGCCGAGGATGGAGCCGCCGCCCATGACTTCGAGGCCGTGATAGAAGACGCCTTGCTGCGGAAGCGCGGCGATCGCGGCCGCCTTGACCGCGTCGGCCTTGTCGGCCGCCAAGCCGCCGACGGTTGCCGCCGCATTCATGGTCGAGCCGAGCATGGTGTCGATCTGGAGCTTGGCCCAGGCGGCGAGATGCGGCGTGAAGGCCAGCGCCACGGCGGGCGCGTGCTTCGACGGCGTGGTCTGGAAGGCCTGCGCGGTCATCAGCATGCCGATATAGAGCAGGATCGGCGAGATCGCGACGACGGGCACCAGCGCCAACAGCACCGAGATGACGCCGAACCAGGACAGGACCACCACCATGATGCCGGTCGCCGCCGAATAGCCGATCCGGCCGCCCATCGCCTTCCAGCCGGGATGACCGATATAGACCGCGTTGATGAAGGGATTGCCCATCAGACAGCCGATCAGGCTGACGACGCCGTCGGCGGTCAGCACCCGCGTGGTCGGATATTCGTCGCCGGCGGCTTCTGCGCTCTCGACATTGTCCATGGCCTCGACGAGGTCATAGATGCCGAAAGGAATCGCCGTCACCAGGATGATTCCGAGATATTCGAAGCCGGAAAAGACATAGTTCGCCGCCGGGATCGGCACCGAGAAGCCGAAATTGGCGAAGGCATCGCCGACGCCGTTGACGCTCAATCCGCCGAGGCCGAGACCGAACAGGTTCGAGCCCCAGGCGATGATCATGCCGACCACGATCGCGACCAGCCCGGCGGGAATGCTCTTCGGATATTTCACGCCACCGAACCAGCTCACCAGAATGATGGCGAAGCAGACCAGACCGATCTGCGGGGTCATGTACATCTCGAGCGCCGGACGCATCGCGATGAAGGTCAGCGAGACGCCTGCGAGCGTGCCGAGCAGTGCGGCGCGCGGGGTGATCTTCCGGATAAAGGGCGCGATGAAGCCGCCGATCATCAGGATGAAGCTCTGGAAGAACACCCAGACCAGGCCGGCCGACCAACCTTTCAAGGGATCGCCGGTCTTGAGCGTCACCGGCAGCATGATCACGAATGTGACGATGAACATGTGCGGCACGCTGACGCCGGAGGGCAGCGCGCAAACGTCGCTACGGCCGGTCTTCTGCGCGAGACGATAGGCGAGGTACGCGTAGTAGAAGGTGGAGAGGCACATCATGAGCCCGAGTGCGGGCAGGATGCGGCCGAACACGAGACTGTCCGGCATTTTCAGCACGAAGCGCAACAGGCCCGTGAGCACCAGCATGTTGACGAGGATGTTGGTGCCGAAGCCGAAAAACGCATTCCAGTCGCCCGATGTCCATAGCGCCGGCTTGAACTCGGACCTGTTCATCTCGGATTTGCCGGCCGTCCCCGTCGATGCGCTCATGATATTACCCCTGTGTGGTCGAAGTCCTCATCGCCTCCAAGACTGCGGCTGAGTCCGCGACCCAGCCGAAGATGCCGCCCTGGGCCTTGATCATCTTCAGGCCCATCTCGTGAAACTCGGGGAAGTAGGATGCGCAGCCATCCGAGATGACGACGCAGCGATAGCCGCGGTCATTGGCCTCGCGCACGGTGGTGTTGACGCACACTTCGGTGGTGACGCCGCACACCAGGAGATTTTCGATGCCGTATTTCTCCAGCACATCGGTCAGCTCGGTGGCGTAGAACGCGCCCTTGCCGGGCTTGTCGATGACGACCTCGCTGTCGAGCGGATAGAGCTCGGGGATGATGTCGTGGCCGGCTTCGCCGCGGATGAGAATGCGGCCCATCGGACCGGGATCGCCGATGCGCAAGGACGGCGCGCCGCGCTCGACTTTCGCCGGCGGCGCATCGGAGAGATCGGGCAGATGGCCTTCGCGGGTGTGGATCACCAGCATTCCGGTGTCGCGTGCGGCCGCGAGCATCGCGCCGATCGGCTTCACCGCACGCGCGAGCTGGCTGACATCATTGCCGAGCGTTTCACCGAAGCCTCCGGGCTCCATGAAGTCGCGCTGCATGTCGATGATCAGAAGCGCCGTGCTTGCCCAGTCGAGCTGGATCGGCTCGGGCTCGGCGCTGATGATGCCCAGTGTCGGCTTGGTTGAGTTCAACATGACGCCCCCGCGAGAACTCTCTTTGCCAGGAGTTCTGCAAGCGCCGTGCCATTGTGTACAATTGCGATTGAACGCGCAGCGTAGAGAAATTCGCAGCGCTATCAGAATGTTATCGGAAGAGACCGCGTTTGCTTATTCGCTGTGCGACGGCTTTGCGACGTGCATTTGCCTAGACGATGAGCGGCAGTGAAGCGCGCTTCTTAGCTGCGGCCAGTATCTCCATACAGCCGCCGATGCTCCTCCTCATATGGCGCATAGGAATCCTTCAGCGTCGCCATGTTGAGCAGCATCGTGGCGACCATCGTGCCCGCCTTGTCGAACACTCGCGTCTTGATCCAGGCGCTCTCGATGCGGCGGCTGCCGGACAGCGCGACCACCTCGCGTTCGACCTCGTATTCCTCGTCGACGAACAGCGGACCCTTCACCAGCCGGATCTCCTGGTCGGCGAACAGGCCGACAGCCGGCCCCTTGGCCGGCAGCGGATCGTCCTTGGAGCGGTACTGAAACAATACGCTCAGCATCTCCATCGGGATGATGGCTCTGTTCCACGGATTGCCCGCGCCTGAATAGTACGGCGAGGTCTCAGTGATGACGTCGAGCTTCTGCCGCAGCGATCAGGGCTTCGGTCGTCTCCGTGATCTCGGTGTCGAATGCGTTTGCAGCCATGATGTTCTCCACAAGCAGCCATGACTAGCAGGAGCGCCACGGATGCGGCTAGCCGTATTGACTTCGCAGGCCCATGCCCTTGACTGTCACAATTTGCGTCGCGCAGCCGCAAATCCTTCCCGCAGCGCAAACCCCCGCCGATTAAGAGACGAGGACTCCTGAAATGACGCTGATGCAGGTCGAGCTGGACGACAAATACCGGCTCGAATCGAAGCGGATCTTCCTGTCAGGCACCCAGGCCCTGGTCCGCTTGCCCATGTTGCAGCGCGAACGCGACCGGCTCCAGGGGCTCAACACCGGCGGCTTCATCTCGGGCTATCGCGGTTCCCCGCTCGGCATGTATGATCACGCGCTGTGGCGCGCGAAGTCGCACCTGCAGCAGCACGACATCGCCTTCGTCCCCGGCCTGAACGAGGACCTTGCGGCGACCGCCGTCTGGGGCAGCCAGCAGGTCGGCCTGTTTCCAGGCGCCAAGGTCGATGGCGTATTCGGCATCTGGTACGGCAAGGGCCCCGGCGTCGACCGTTCGGTCGACGCGCTCAAGCACGCCAATGCGGCCGGCACCTCGCTCAATGGCGGCGTGCTCGCACTCGCCGGCGACGACCACGGCTGCCAGTCCTCGACGCTGGCGCATCAGAGCGAGCAGGTGTTCGCGGCGGCCCTGATCCCCGTGATCAATCCGGCAACGCTGCAGGACTATCTCGATCTCGGCCTCTACGGTTTTGCGCTGTCGCGCTTCTCCGGCTGCTGGGTCGGCTTCAAGGCGATCAGCGAGACCGTGGAGAGCTCGGCGTCGATTGACAGCGACCCTGAACGTATCCGGATCAAGCTGCCCGACGATTTCGAGATGCCGCCGGGAGGTCTCAACATCCGCTGGCCCGATCCGCCGCTTGACGCCGAGCGGCGGCTGTTCGGCCCGAAGATGGCCGCGGTACAGGCCTTTGCCCGCGCCAACCAGCTCGACCGTATCGTGCTCGATTCAAAGCCCGCGCGGCTCGGCATCGTCGCGACCGGCAAGGCCTATCTCGACCTGCGCCAGGCGCTCGCTGATCTCGGCATTACCGACAAGGACGCGCAGGATCTCGGCCTGCGCATCTACAAGGTCGCACTGACCTGGCCGCTGGAGGAAAGCGGCGCCAAGCGTTTCGCCGAAGGTCTTCAGGACGTGCTGGTGGTCGAGGAGAAGCGCGGCTTCATCGAAGACCAGCTGATGCGCATCCTCTACAATATCGATGCATCCAGGCGTCCGACGGTCACGGGCAAGCGCGACGAAAGCGGCGCCCCGCTGCTACCGAGCGAAGGCGAGCTGACGCCGACCATCGTTGCGGGCGCGCTGGTGGCGCGCTTGCGCAAGCTCGGCCATCACAGCCCGGTGCTGGAGCAGCGCCTCGCCCGGCTCGCGGCCTTCGACAATCCCGTCACCGCCGGCACGCAGATCAAGCTCGCGCGCACGCCGTTCTTCTGCTCGGGCTGCCCGCACAATTCCTCGACCCGCGTACCCGAAGGCAGCCGCGCCATGGCCGGCATCGGCTGCCACGGCATGGCCCTGAGCATGCCGACGCGCCGCACCGATCTGATCTCGCATATGGGCGCCGAGGGCGTGAACTGGATCGGCCAGTCATCCTTCACCACCGAGAAGCACATTTTTCAGAATCTCGGCGACGGCACCTATACGCATTCCGGGCTCCTCGCCCTTCGCGCGGCATCGGCCGCCGGCATCAACATCACCTACAAGATCCTCTACAATGACGCCGTCGCGATGACCGGCGGCCAGCCCGCCGAGGGTGGCTTTAACGTCGCGCAGATAGCGCACCAGGTCTGGGCCGAGGGTGTGAAGCGGCTGGCGATCGTTTCAGACGATCCGACGAAATATCCTGAGGGCAATTACTTCCCGCAAGGCGCAACCATCCATCACCGCCGCGAACTCGATGCCGTGCAGCGCGAGCTGCGCGACATCAAGGGCCTCACGGTCGTCATCTACGACCAGACTTGCGCGGCCGAAAAGCGCCGCCGCCGCAAGCGCGGGCTCTATCCAGATCCGGCCAAACGCGCCTTCATCAACGAGCTCGTCTGCGAAGGCTGCGGCGATTGCTCGCAGGCTTCCAACTGCGTCTCGGTGCAGCCGCTGGAAACCGAGTTCGGCCGCAAGCGCCAGATCGACCAGTCGAACTGCAACAAGGACTTTTCCTGCGTCGAGGGCTTTTGCCCGAGTTTTGTTACCGTGCATGGCGGTTCGCTGAAGCGCATGACGACCTCGGGGGTGGATTCAGGCCAACTGTTCGCCGATTTGCCGCTGCCGCCCGCGCGTGAGCTGGAAGGCCCCTACAATATCCTCGTCACCGGCATCGGCGGCACCGGCGTCATCACCATCGGCGCCCTGCTCGGCATGGCCGCCCATGTCGACGGCCGCGGCTGCTCGGCGCTCGACTTCACCGGCCTGTCGCAGAAGAACGGCGCGGTGATGAGCCATGTCCGTATTGCGCCGAAGCCGGAGGACATTTCCGCCGTCCGCATCACCACCGGCGGCGCCGACGTCATCCTCGGCTGCGACATGATCGTCTCGGCAGGCCCGACCGCACTCAGCCGCGCCGAGCGCGGGGTGACCAAGGCCTATATCAACGCCGACCTGCAGCCGACCGCGAGCTTCGTGCAAAACCCCGATATCGATTTCGAGATGGGAACGATGCAGACCGTGCTGCGCGATGCCGTCGGCGACAAGAACCTCGACATCATCGACGCGACAGGTATTGCCGCGGCGCTGATGGGCGACAGCATCGCGACCAATCCCTTCATGCTCGGCTTCGCCTTCCAGAGGGGCGCGATCCCGCTGTCGCTGGAGGCCCTGCTCCGCGCCATCGAGATCAACGGCGCCGCGATCGAGATGAACAAGCTCGCCTTCACCTGGGGGCGGCTGGCGGCCCACGACATGTCGCGGGTGCGCAGCGTGCTCCAGTTCAAGAGCCGGGCGTCTACTCCGACAAAGTCGCTCGACGACATCATCACGACGCGCGCCGAATTCCTGACCGGCTATCAGGACAAGGCCTACGCGGATCGCTATCTCGCGGCCGTTGCCATGGTGCGCAAGGCAGAGAATGCCGCCTCGCCCGCGTCCACGGAGCTGACCGAGGCGGTCGCGAAAAACCTGTTCAAGCTGATGTCCTACAAGGACGAGTATGAGGTCGCGCGGCTTTACACCGACGGCAGCTTTGCCAGCAAGGTGTCGGAGAAATTCGACGGCAACTTCACGCTGAAATACCACTTGGCTCCGCCGATCTTTGCAAAGCGCGACAAGACGACGGGACGCCTTCAGAAGCAGGAGTTCGGCGGCTGGATGATCCATGCCTTCCGCGTGCTGGCAAAACTCAAATTCCTGCGCGGCGGCGCGCTCGACCCGTTCGGCCGCACCGAGGAGCGCCGCACCGAGCGGAAGCTGGTCGAGGATTATCTCGCGATGATCGATCAGCGGACAGCCGGGCTGACAGCGGCGCAAATTCCGCTGCTGGCGCGCCTCGCACGTGTGCCCGAGACGATCCGTGGCTTCGGCCACGTCAAGGAAGCCAACATCAAGCTGGCGGCGGCCGAGAAGGCGCGGCTCGAGGCGGAACTGGAAAACAGCCGCTTTGCCGTGGCTGCGGAGTAGCGACTAAGCGTTCTCTCTCCGCCCGTCATTGCGAGGAGCAAAGCGACGAAGCAATCCAGACCGCCACCACGGATGGATTTCTGGATTGCTTCGCTGCGCTCGCAATGACGGAGGTTGTGGATACGGCAGAGACAATAACTAGACAGATGCCTTCGCAGCACTCGGCGTAACCGCCGCCCCCTCCGCCAGATGCCGTCCCGCAATAAACCCAAACGTCAGCGCCGGCCCGAGCGTGATGCCCGGCCCGGGACAATTGCCGTTCATGATCGAACCCATGTCGTTGCCGCAGGCATAGAGGCCCGTGATCGGCGTGCCGTCCTCGCGAAGCACGCGCGCTT
This portion of the Bradyrhizobium diazoefficiens genome encodes:
- a CDS encoding regulator — translated: MSASTGTAGKSEMNRSEFKPALWTSGDWNAFFGFGTNILVNMLVLTGLLRFVLKMPDSLVFGRILPALGLMMCLSTFYYAYLAYRLAQKTGRSDVCALPSGVSVPHMFIVTFVIMLPVTLKTGDPLKGWSAGLVWVFFQSFILMIGGFIAPFIRKITPRAALLGTLAGVSLTFIAMRPALEMYMTPQIGLVCFAIILVSWFGGVKYPKSIPAGLVAIVVGMIIAWGSNLFGLGLGGLSVNGVGDAFANFGFSVPIPAANYVFSGFEYLGIILVTAIPFGIYDLVEAMDNVESAEAAGDEYPTTRVLTADGVVSLIGCLMGNPFINAVYIGHPGWKAMGGRIGYSAATGIMVVVLSWFGVISVLLALVPVVAISPILLYIGMLMTAQAFQTTPSKHAPAVALAFTPHLAAWAKLQIDTMLGSTMNAAATVGGLAADKADAVKAAAIAALPQQGVFYHGLEVMGGGSILGGLILGAIAVFIIERDFEKASAFAFVGALLTYFGFMHGEAVGIGGGFGVTPAVAFAYAAMAAGLFAASKLGTAEHYAVHPEMHAAPAE
- a CDS encoding cysteine hydrolase family protein; the encoded protein is MLNSTKPTLGIISAEPEPIQLDWASTALLIIDMQRDFMEPGGFGETLGNDVSQLARAVKPIGAMLAAARDTGMLVIHTREGHLPDLSDAPPAKVERGAPSLRIGDPGPMGRILIRGEAGHDIIPELYPLDSEVVIDKPGKGAFYATELTDVLEKYGIENLLVCGVTTEVCVNTTVREANDRGYRCVVISDGCASYFPEFHEMGLKMIKAQGGIFGWVADSAAVLEAMRTSTTQG
- a CDS encoding indolepyruvate ferredoxin oxidoreductase family protein, with product MTLMQVELDDKYRLESKRIFLSGTQALVRLPMLQRERDRLQGLNTGGFISGYRGSPLGMYDHALWRAKSHLQQHDIAFVPGLNEDLAATAVWGSQQVGLFPGAKVDGVFGIWYGKGPGVDRSVDALKHANAAGTSLNGGVLALAGDDHGCQSSTLAHQSEQVFAAALIPVINPATLQDYLDLGLYGFALSRFSGCWVGFKAISETVESSASIDSDPERIRIKLPDDFEMPPGGLNIRWPDPPLDAERRLFGPKMAAVQAFARANQLDRIVLDSKPARLGIVATGKAYLDLRQALADLGITDKDAQDLGLRIYKVALTWPLEESGAKRFAEGLQDVLVVEEKRGFIEDQLMRILYNIDASRRPTVTGKRDESGAPLLPSEGELTPTIVAGALVARLRKLGHHSPVLEQRLARLAAFDNPVTAGTQIKLARTPFFCSGCPHNSSTRVPEGSRAMAGIGCHGMALSMPTRRTDLISHMGAEGVNWIGQSSFTTEKHIFQNLGDGTYTHSGLLALRAASAAGINITYKILYNDAVAMTGGQPAEGGFNVAQIAHQVWAEGVKRLAIVSDDPTKYPEGNYFPQGATIHHRRELDAVQRELRDIKGLTVVIYDQTCAAEKRRRRKRGLYPDPAKRAFINELVCEGCGDCSQASNCVSVQPLETEFGRKRQIDQSNCNKDFSCVEGFCPSFVTVHGGSLKRMTTSGVDSGQLFADLPLPPARELEGPYNILVTGIGGTGVITIGALLGMAAHVDGRGCSALDFTGLSQKNGAVMSHVRIAPKPEDISAVRITTGGADVILGCDMIVSAGPTALSRAERGVTKAYINADLQPTASFVQNPDIDFEMGTMQTVLRDAVGDKNLDIIDATGIAAALMGDSIATNPFMLGFAFQRGAIPLSLEALLRAIEINGAAIEMNKLAFTWGRLAAHDMSRVRSVLQFKSRASTPTKSLDDIITTRAEFLTGYQDKAYADRYLAAVAMVRKAENAASPASTELTEAVAKNLFKLMSYKDEYEVARLYTDGSFASKVSEKFDGNFTLKYHLAPPIFAKRDKTTGRLQKQEFGGWMIHAFRVLAKLKFLRGGALDPFGRTEERRTERKLVEDYLAMIDQRTAGLTAAQIPLLARLARVPETIRGFGHVKEANIKLAAAEKARLEAELENSRFAVAAE